GGCAGTGCCTCAAAGTTATTGCTTGTAATTGATAGTCAATAAGCTGTGTTTAGTTCTGGAATGGTTGGTATATAGAATGTTGTAGAGTACTGTAACTGTCACTGCTTGCTGCATAATAATGTGGTGTTCTGAATGTAAGACTTGGTTTAAAAGGGTAGTAAATGATCTTGTCAAAGCCAGGCTTGTTTAATTGTTGTTCTTAAGGATGAAAAGACTCGCTTCAGGGTTCTCTGAAAATAATGTTTGTCAGGAAGGAATATAGGAAACCTGAACCTGGCTGTCAGAGGCCTGCATCAGGAAAGTGGACTGTTAAAACACAGATAATAATGGAATTTCAGTCTTGCACATGCTTTGATTGCAGCATGAAATTTACATTATTGTAGGATGAAACAGTCAATGTTATTGTTAAGTGGTGTTACTGATGTACTTGTTAACATCATAACTAATACTCATAATAAGTGGTAGTGGTAGCAGAGATACCAAAAGGAAGGTGGCTAATTAATacctagaaaagaaagaaacctgtaaatgctaaaaaaacctacaacacattatcctgtttttcatTGTTACCCCAGTAAAGCTTCTTTTTTCCTAGAGTCTgagtaaagaagaaataaccTCTGCTAgcaaaatgtttggttttgtcatgATCATGAAATACGAGGACACAATCAACAAATGTCTCTGAATAGCAGGGCTAGAAAAGGCCTTGAGCAAGAACCTGATGTAGCCACATGCCCCAGGCCTGTGTTGGAATTGACCATACCTGCATGCCTTCCAGCAGATGTTTGCATaacccttttttaaaattccagatGATGCAGATTCCAGAATATCCCCCCAGGCAATGTGCTTCAGTGTTGAACTACTGTTAGTTTCCTCTCCCTAACATCTAACCCAAATACTCCTCCCTGCAATTTAAGCCTGCAACTTCCTATCTTTTCCACAACAGACATGGAAAACAGATTCCCTTCCTCTACGCAGCAGTCTTTCATGTAGGTAAAGACTGTTATGTCTCCTGTCacttttctcttctctagactaaacaacccttatttttttccaatctttCCTTGCACTCCAAGCTTTCTAGAGCTGATCACTCCTGCAGAATGACTTTGGGCTCTCTCCAACTGGTCTGTTCAGTTATCAACTGGAAAACTCATTGTATGAATTATCTCAACTTAGCCACTTGGCAGAACagattttgctaaaataaattgAACACTTCACTCTTCGCAATCTCAGATCTGAGTTTTGAGCAGGAAGTCAGACTCTGAATAGCTGTTGGGCAACTGCAAGGATTTTGGAAGTTAGAGCAGTCTGGAAAACGATCACCCCTTTCTCTGACAGGAATTCACTGTGAGGCCAGCACTTCTCCACTGTGGTGCCAAGTAAAACTGACAATTTAAGCAACTCTGGCCACGCAGGTGGTACCCGAGGGGCCTGTACCTGGGTATTTGTGCAAGGAAATGGCCGTCTTCTGAAGGCAAAGCTTCTCTTGCCCTGTAACTCCACCATGGTGTGAAGGAGGGAAGACTGCGTGACCCTTCCTGAGGGGGAATAGTCCCCTGCAAGGGTTctgggagggaagggtggtTGCTGCGGGGGCTCACTGCCCTGTGGCAGGAGCTGAGGGGCTGTAGGGGGCAAAGCCCCAGCTGGGGATGGGCTGAAGACAATACCTGGGCCTGTGGCCTCCTGGGGATGAAACTCCTCCTGTGCTGTGGGCAGGAACATCGTGGCGGGGTGGGTTTGCAGAGAAGGAGGGATGACACCACCTGGTAGCCAGAGCTGTGCTTTGCCTCTGCCTGCGGAGGAGGGGGTGTTTTGCCCCCATGGGTGACCAGCACCACCTGCCACCCTGCCTCAGGCaggcctccagctgctggcgCCCAGCCTGCCTGCCCCCAGGTGCTGCAGGGCCTCCCCCTGGGGGGCCGGCGGCCTCCATGGCTGCTCCCCCCTGGTGAGGGGGGTGCGGGGCTCAGAGCCCCGGGGGCCACAGCGGTGGTGCGGTGTGTTTTAATGGCCAGTAGGCACTTTGCCAGGGAGCCAGCGGTGgcctctgctgctgaaaggaggTGTCTGTGTGAGCAGCTTGTTCAGTGGTGGCGGGTCACTGTGGACTGGTGAACTTTGGCTTTGAGCGTGACTAGTCCTTCCCTGTGGAGACGGTGGCCTGTgccatcccttccctctctggTTGGTAATGGCATGGAAAAGAGCTGGCTTCTGTGCAGGATTCGCACAAAACAAGCTGGAAACTGGGTCAGAAGTCTTTCTGGTTAAACAAATGATGCTTGTCTGGGGGGCCTGTCTGGTTTGTTTTACAGCCTACCCTGTGCTCTTCCCACAAGTGTTAACTAAcctctcttctgtttcagttcTGCCACAGACCCCTGTGAAGATAAACACATCAAAAAACAAACTTTCTCCCTCACCAGCTGCAACTTATGGCTGTAAAACTTTCACTTGTAGGAATTCAAAAAAGGAAGCTGATTTAAACCTGGCACAGGCTCGTATCAGAGACCTTGATGCTCAGCTGAACGCAAAGGAAGCTGACTTAGCAAGAGCTTTGACTGAGAACCGAAGTTTGGGGGTTGGCCTTCATGAATTAAAGGATCAAGTAGTCACAGTAAGACTTGTTTCTGAAATTTAAACTGTGCTTTTGTTCCTGaagcttttgcttctttttccccaacTAGTCACTGAGAtttaaaagcagggaaagaCAATGGCAATGACAGGTGGACAAAAAGATTTCTGCAATCTTGTTGAAAGCAAATGCTACTGATAGTTGGTCTGTTAAAACTTGCAACTCTTGTAGGTACCTTTAGTTCTCTTCTATGACCACAGTATGTAATGTTTCTTGTTCTACAGACAAAGCAAGTTGAAATGTGTTGTACTGCTATAGCCCCTACAGCATTCTCTAACATGTCAGCAAAGGGAGCATTTGATGACCCCTGCTTCACTATGCTTAAATCTAGGTAGAATAAGTAAAATTCTAACTACTTTTTTTGTAGGCTCTTGCACTACTAAGATTCGAAGAGCGTAGCTTTTCTATCTGTGCTTTAGCGTGATCACTGAATAAGCTAACTTCAAATCTTTAGgatgaaaacttaaaaaaaaaaccaccaaccaatCAACTTGTATTATTAAAGCAACACATTCCAACACTGGAGATGTACAATAGTTTTTCAACATAGGCTGTATTTGAAGGATTTCACTTGTTAAACATCAAACAAATAATACTGGAAGTTAGGGGGAAGTTTGGAATATTCAGTGTTATGAAGGGGAGGAATGTGTATGGATGGTACAACTGATTCATCGGAAATCTACTGAGTTGTCAAACTGAGCTGGTGAGATTAAGGGCTGCTCTGTCTGCCTTGTGGGAAGTCTGGTCTACATAACAATTAGGATTCTTTCTGTTGCTAATATGCTGGATCCCACTGAAATAAGTTGGTTACTCTCCTTAAGTTCTTCACTTAAGCAGCGTGTTTTGATTGCTGTAGGAATGGAGTTGCATGACCTGTAATAAGTTGACTGTCTtagtttggaaaaataacctcttaatttttattacCCTGATGTCTGTCTTTTCTAGTTGAAGCTGTCACTGGAAGATACCAAAAAGCATCTCCACAGTGAAATGTTGAGGAGGGTGGACCTGGAAAATCATATGAAAACTTTGCAGGAACAAATGACATTCCAGAAGCGTCTTCATGAAGATGTAAGTTTTAGCTTATTAACAAGGATTTCTTTAGGTGTCTGTGATCCCTGGATGCACTTAAAAGCAATGTTAAGATGTGCTTTATCCTTAAAAAGGTAACTAGCTGAGTCAACCTATGACAGTCCACCAGCCAATAAAACCCACCGACTAGGAAGTCTTCAAAAAAGTACACAACCTCATGTTAACTGGCATAGTACCAACAGGTATCTGGAATATGACATAATTTTCTCATGCTGCACTTCTGAAGGTAACTACAATCCCAATATACTACTTTGTGTAACTGAAAGTGCATATATTACAGTTAAAGTTAAATGATTCCAGATGTTTGCTAGAAGCCTAAAATAATCGAAGATGTTAAATCTCCTTTAATAAGCAACTTATGTTCCCTACTTCCTTAACGCTTATCAAAGGTGTCTGGTAACCTTTGTGCGAGAAGGCAGTACATAGAACTAAAAAACATGTGAATGTAAACCAACTTCCTTCTGACTGGAAGAATTCTCAAAGTGTGTGGTTTAAGCAATAGAGAATTCCAATTTCTCTAACCAACTGCTATTACTTTTTGAATAAAACAAGAATAGGTGAAGTAACAGAGTAACAGTGCTTAAAGAAACTGATGTGTATATGCATGTGTTCTAAGtaaagaaaagcagggaaatcGTTCTAGTTCAAAGAATTCGACAAACTACTGCATTTATTAGTTTAAGCAGTGTTGGCAGTGAGGTAGCAAAACAACCCAGTGCAGCTAGCAAGGTAGAAGTACCTGACCTAATGGATGAATATCTAAGATCTGAATTAAGATGAATTACTGTGCACTCAATGATAAATCTGCTTCAATACTGAATTACTTGTTAAGCTGGTACAGTTAAGTCCAGTCTCAAATCAAACTGTATTGGCTTGCTTATTCTCTgagaaatttcttcttctagGAGCTCAAGGAGGCAAAAAGAGTCCACGAGAGCAGGATAGCAGAAATAGAATCTGGCCGTCGGAGAGAATTTGAGAGTAAGCTCTTAGATGCTCTGCAGGGGCTCAGAAAACAACAGGAAGAACAAATTAAAGGATACAAAGAGGAGCTGGAGCGAACATTCAGTGCAAAAGTGAGTCTATAAAAATGCCAATAAAACAAAGCTTGAGCTGCACCTTGATATGATTAAAGTGACACTAGCATAAATAGCTGGCTGATAGAGCCCTTGCATTCAGTGCAGAGCTTCTTGGCGTAAGTTGTTATGGAATTTCAAAGCAGTGTCAAATTTGACAATAGAACTTCTACAAACACTTGGTCCCAAACAAAACTGGTTCAAGCACAAATACTGTCCCTTTGGGGAGTGCGTAGGAATGGCTAATGTAATAGTTGATCATAATTCAGACTTCTGACAAATCTGAGAGCTTGTCTGACAAATTCAGGACCAAGgtgtgctattttttttattaagcaatTTCAGTATTGAATAAAACTGGATCTGCTGATTAtagttttaataaaatgcatgaaataaGGTATTCTTACAGTTCTACAAGAGCACTTTTAAAGGTATGAGTGCAAATGTCCCTTCCCAGTTGCTAGTACTTGATAAGGGGGAGAGGGTGGCTATGGAAGGAGCTTGACTGTGTCCTCCAGAACTGGTCTGTCACCTCTTTCCCAGCATCAGCCACATATGCAGGAAAAAGTAATACTTAGGCCTATACTCTTGATAGGTAACATCCCAGGGGTTTCTGGGTTGGTTGCAGTGTACAGTATTAGTATCTTAAGCCTTCTTTAATACTCAGAAGTAGCAGATCATGTGATTCTGCACTGTCAACAAGCACATGTGTTCATTTCTTCCTGGTGGCTCTGGTTTTCTTTATACTCCAATTTATATGCTGACTCAGTGAATTCCTTTGGATGCTTCTGTCCAGGTTTTTGCTGGAAATTGTGTGAGTGTCTCTTGTAGGAGCATGGCTCTACTCTATCCTTTCTTGGAACAGCTCAAGATTGAATTGCTCTAGAAATAGCTTTGTGCTGCTTATAGTGATGCAGGAACTGTTTATTACTAAACTTTGGGGGAAGAGCAATAGTCTGATAAACACATAATATCCTGTAGGCCCATGCTTTGACAAACAGCTTCTAAACATTCTCCATTGTTCTTCTGGAGAATGAATTTACTTAATATCTATACAAAGTCTTCATGCATCTGTACCTGAAATATCCTAATCCAGCAGTTTTCACTACCTGATTATTGCTGACTTTTTTCTGACATGAATGTCAAACTTGTGTAAACCTTCctgaaaagcaatgaaaaactTTCTGACCTGGACTTTATTGGTATCTGCACACTTAAGTGAAACATAACTATTTCCAGATGTAACAGCTGGAAATCACTTGGGTTTCTGtccttatttaaaatacatggtcACAAGCAACTCATTACTAACAGTGACTTATCCATAGATGGAGAATGCCCAGCTATCTGCAGCAAGAAATAGTGACTTTGCCAATGCTGCTCGGGAGGAACTGATGGAAACAAAGCTGAGAGTTGATACTTTGACATCTCAAGTTAATCAATATCAAAGCCAGGTACTATGTTTATTTGTATATccttagaattattttaatttggatACCCAATTCAAAATATTGGCCTCTCCTCTGTAATCTTCAGTTATGGTTTAATTGATTTTTCCATCATCTTAATTTTAGAATGTTGCTTTGGAGAACAGAATAAAAGAGCTACAGGAGATGCTGGATTATGATCGTGATCTCTATCGAAGGCATAtggctgaaaaagagaaagaaatagaacaAGCCCAGCAGCAGACACAAGCACAGTTGGAAGAATATGAGCATCTCTTAGATGTGAAACTGGCTCTAGATCTGGAAATAAGTAGCTACAGAAAGATGCTGGAGGGAGAGGAACAGAGGTAGGCTATGACAAAATCTTCACATGAGAACTTGCTTCATCAAAGATCTCTACACTAACTAACCATATATTCTTCAGAATGTGGAGGAGgcaagaaataaatgttatgTCATTAGTGCCATAATAGTTCCTGAAGCATAATCTTCTGTAGATAGTATTTATATCCCACATCGACCATATGATGTAGTAAGATCAAGTAACTTGATAAACACAACTGATAGAAGTTCAAAGGTCCGTTAGACATCCCTCaattttttcaaagctttatGCTACATCCTAGAGACATATCAGAGTCCTCAAATTTTGTGAATGAAACTGGGAAATTGTATCAACTCCCAACTATCCAGATACTGCCTGGTGAGAACAACATGAACTCTCAATACATGCTAAGAAGGGTCAAAGACTTAAACTACTTCCACTAAAGATTGCCTCTGTAGAGACTTTAAAGGAATACTTATTGCAGTTGGgaatcttcttttcctgacatAAGCTTCCTCTGAACTCTAGGGCTGGGGCTGTCTTCCAAACTTAACAAGCTACTTAGCTATTCTtgccagtaaaaataaaatcttatatTCAAGACTTCATGGAAAGCTTGAATATAAGAAGCTGTTAGGCTTGGCTATAGTGGGAGGATAGGAGTGAGAAGAAATAAGCACATCAGATAGTCAAGTGAATGTTATATGACTCCCTTCTAGGCTAAAGCTGTCACCCAGTCCATCTTCACACAGCACTGCAACTCAAGCAACAAGTCAAGGGCGACGGTTCCTacatgggaagaaaaggaaaatgaaagaagctAAAGAGAGAGGCCATCATGCTGGATTTAAGATTGTTCATCATGCTTCATCTTCTGGAAATGTATCTATTGAAGAAATTGATGCAGCTGGGAAATTTGTCAGGCTTAAAAACAACTCTGATGAGGTATATTCAAGTCTGCATGGCCTCCCTTGCAAAGTATGACTGCTTGTGAACCAACTTGTAGCTTAGTCAGAGATGACAACAGGGAAGAATGAAGAGATGAGGGAAGAGTACtgccaaaaaaatgcaaagtggGGACTTCTCAGCTAACCTGGCTGCTGTCAAGAGAAGActagagacttttttttttgggggggggggggcagttactgcaggtggtttttttcatggggCTGTCTGGGAGGTGCTTTTGAGGGGAGGTGCACTGGGTTCTATGATGCAGAAATCTAACACCTTCAGTTGTTTCTCATCAGGTTCAGGCTAGCACCATCAGAAGTACTATTTATCCTCGATTAACTAAATAAGGTACTTAGTAAATTGGTTACTGACAGCTTATTACTTAAATTCTTAAAACAGCTGACAGTATCTAATCCATACAGAGGGTTTATCTGACCAGCTACATAATTCTTTGACTAGTTTAGTCTGCAAATCCAGAATTATTTGAATTAATTCTCAGAGCTTCAAAACTTGTGGCTGGTAGCTTAGCCACTTCAGCCTGAGATGCCTTAAACCTTCCCAGGCTTCTATGTATGTGTTGTATATATGGCCCAAGTTGGTAGATGGGCATGACAAACTTCATTTATCAGAATCTCTCTGGTAAAGAGCATCATGATCCGCCTTGAACAGAAGGCAAGAATAGGTGTGCCTAAACTTGTGGGACTAAGATTAATTCCAAGGAAGAACAGGGAGAAATCATAGGGAGGCTTTAATGGAAACTTGAAGGCTTCCTCAAAATTGATCAGATTCTTGTATGCTACAGGAGTGGGACTAAAACTGACCCTTGAGTCTGAAAGAACCTTGCACTTGTATGATGTGGTATTGGTCTATAATGCTAAGAGAAATTTCTTGTCCCACAGGATCAGCCACTACATGGATGGGTGTTAAGACGACATCTCGGAAGTGTGTCAGATGTAACATACAAATTTCCTTCGCTGTTCACTCTTCAGGCAGGCCAAGTAGTTACAGTATGTAGTGGTTTTGTAAAACTTACTCGGAGGTCTGTTCTTATGTTAGATGGCAATAGAGATTCATGTAATAAGGAAAACTAAATTGACACTGCAAGTGCCTAAAACACTGAAATCCTTATTTTATGTGGAGAGGGAGATGGGAAAAATCCTTGCAGTGTCTTGATCTTAAATGccaattaaattttctttaaagctagATCTTGGACTGAACTTGGATCATCCCAGATTGGGACATGCTGTTATTGTGAACAGAATCAATATATTCTAGTTTATTCTTAGGGTTCCCCATACTCCTGTGATTTGATAAAAGTTGTGCAAAGACTTATACTGTTGCTAAAAGCTTTACTCCACTACAGTTCAGCAATGCTGAGCTCACCATGTATGGTACTAAGCTAGATTTTAACTCTAAAATCATACTCCAAGTACATTTAGATAGTGATCAAAGCCTAACTCTACAGTCTGTACTCCCAGACTGCATGAGCTTGCTCAAGAGATCTGTGAGTGACCCCAGGCTAGGGGCTATCTTGTATACACAAACTGCTGACAGGAATATGTCTGTAATTCTGGCTTGGCTCTGTAAATCAAATGGTATGCATGTCCAAGCAAGGCTACCTCTACCTCAGGCAGAAGCTGTTAACAGCCTTTTCTATACTGCTTTACagtcttctgtttaaaaaaaacaaaaaacaaaaaaaaaacaaaaaacaaaaaaaaccccaaacaaaacccaaacctccccccccaaaaaaacattACCACTGTTGTTGGTAGTCCTGGAAGAACTAATCTGCCAGGGATCACAGTAGTCCAGTTTGTGTTACTGGACATCTTTTGTATTGGAGTACTTAATAGTTACATATGTTAGACTAAATCCTAATCTAATTACAAATAAGATTCTTCAGAAGCTCACTCTGAATCTGTTGCAGATCTGGGGCGCAGCTGCTGGCGTAAGCCCAGGTCCTAGTGATCTGGTCTGGAAGTCTCAGATGTCTTGGGGAGCTGGGGATAGTATTGGTGTTACACTCATCACAGATGATGGTGAGGTAAGTGAGATAGTAAATAGTTTTTACTCTCCTAATACTCAACTTGTTTGATGTGCTTAATTCTTGAGGGTTCTTGGTGGCAAGTCAATTGTATTTTAGGAACTTGCAGAGAGGAAGATAATGCATGTACccagagcagaagaaagcagtgaGCAAGATGATGATTATGAAGAAATAACTGGAAGTGAAATAGAGTTTCCATCTCGGGTAAGCTGCCTGAAGTTTAAATACATGCTACCAACAGTCTTgttcaatttcttttcattactgTATGAAAATACTTTCCCAAGTACTATCTGTATCCTACAActcttaacatttttcttgatGTCAGaccaaaagaagaagaaaaaagaaatgttgtttGGTTTCATGATAGTGGTTCCTGTGAGCATCCTTAAGCAGGTGAGATGGTGAGAATCATGCTTGTCATCTCATAGTAAAACTTGCTTCATTAATACTGCTGCAGCCTATTGTCCCACGTAGGATATAGCTTGCATGGCTTTGCATCAGAAGTGGATTGATGTTCTGCTTATTCTCTGGTTGAACATGATCAAATAGTAGCATTAATTGTTTGTTCTCTTATTActgacacacagaaaaatactggCTTTAATGTCTGTTCCATCTAAACATGTGACTACGAATAAACTTAAAAGCTGTTAACCCAAGAACAGAATGCAAACACTTACTAGAAATATCTTATTTCTGTGGGATGAAGTGACTTACCTGACACTCCAAACAATGTCCCTGACTTAAATTCACACTGAAGAAATCTAATATTTCCATTCAAAAAGTTTTAAGAGGCTGAAATCAAAGTTCTTGGTGTATTGATTGTGCAAGTCCCTCAAATTGAGGCATGAGTTTGAAGCACTTCTGTTACAGCTTATTCCAGGAActactttttcttattttgctgtgCAAAAATAGTATCTTGGCTGTGCTTCAGTTACAAATACTACCTTCAGTACTTTCCAAGTGGAACTTCAGCACAGATGCAGGTCATGCTAATGGAATTAATGTAGTTAAATAGAATAAGAATGTTTTGTGTTCAATATACTTATAACCCTTTGCATTACTCACAACTTTCACATTGTAATGCCCTGTGAAAGACACTCTAGCCCCTCCAAATGGCTTTTGACTGACAATATTACAAGTCTGAACTGCTGCATATTGGATGCTCCTAGTGTACTTTGATATACTAGTAGTCAGGTATCTTTAATTGCTGAAGTAGTCTAAACCAGAACTAATACAAGGGCTTTAAAATGGTCATAACTGAACAATTA
This region of Buteo buteo chromosome 13, bButBut1.hap1.1, whole genome shotgun sequence genomic DNA includes:
- the LOC142039036 gene encoding lamin-B3-like isoform X1 codes for the protein MDTVFTSTPASGSRSLSRSSADSPLSPMRLSRLQEKEELRELNDRLAAYIERARALETDKSALQQRLAEQEAGSHRELDSLRLCYEAELADARRALDNIAMERAKLQVELGNIGEEHRQLHSRNSKKEADLNLAQARIRDLDAQLNAKEADLARALTENRSLGVGLHELKDQVVTLKLSLEDTKKHLHSEMLRRVDLENHMKTLQEQMTFQKRLHEDELKEAKRVHESRIAEIESGRRREFESKLLDALQGLRKQQEEQIKGYKEELERTFSAKMENAQLSAARNSDFANAAREELMETKLRVDTLTSQVNQYQSQNVALENRIKELQEMLDYDRDLYRRHMAEKEKEIEQAQQQTQAQLEEYEHLLDVKLALDLEISSYRKMLEGEEQRLKLSPSPSSHSTATQATSQGRRFLHGKKRKMKEAKERGHHAGFKIVHHASSSGNVSIEEIDAAGKFVRLKNNSDEDQPLHGWVLRRHLGSVSDVTYKFPSLFTLQAGQVVTIWGAAAGVSPGPSDLVWKSQMSWGAGDSIGVTLITDDGEELAERKIMHVPRAEESSEQDDDYEEITGSEIEFPSRTKRRRKKKCCLVS
- the LOC142039036 gene encoding lamin-B3-like isoform X3 → MDTVFTSTPASGSRSLSRSSADSPLSPMRLSRLQEKEELRELNDRLAAYIERARALETDKSALQQRLAEQEAGSHRELDSLRLCYEAELADARRALDNIAMERAKLQVELGNIGEEHRQLHSRNSKKEADLNLAQARIRDLDAQLNAKEADLARALTENRSLGVGLHELKDQVVTLKLSLEDTKKHLHSEMLRRVDLENHMKTLQEQMTFQKRLHEDELKEAKRVHESRIAEIESGRRREFESKLLDALQGLRKQQEEQIKGYKEELERTFSAKMENAQLSAARNSDFANAAREELMETKLRVDTLTSQVNQYQSQNVALENRIKELQEMLDYDRDLYRRHMAEKEKEIEQAQQQTQAQLEEYEHLLDVKLALDLEISSYRKMLEGEEQRLKLSPSPSSHSTATQATSQGRRFLHGKKRKMKEAKERGHHAGFKIVHHASSSGNVSIEEIDAAGKFVRLKNNSDEDQPLHGWVLRRHLGSVSDVTYKFPSLFTLQAGQVVTIWGAAAGVSPGPSDLVWKSQMSWGAGDSIGVTLITDDGEELAERKIMHVPRAEESSEQDDDYEEITGSEIEFPSRQLYNTVVCHLCKMRILAVISCNVDKEMII
- the LOC142039036 gene encoding lamin-B3-like isoform X2 yields the protein MLRRVDLENHMKTLQEQMTFQKRLHEDELKEAKRVHESRIAEIESGRRREFESKLLDALQGLRKQQEEQIKGYKEELERTFSAKMENAQLSAARNSDFANAAREELMETKLRVDTLTSQVNQYQSQNVALENRIKELQEMLDYDRDLYRRHMAEKEKEIEQAQQQTQAQLEEYEHLLDVKLALDLEISSYRKMLEGEEQRLKLSPSPSSHSTATQATSQGRRFLHGKKRKMKEAKERGHHAGFKIVHHASSSGNVSIEEIDAAGKFVRLKNNSDEDQPLHGWVLRRHLGSVSDVTYKFPSLFTLQAGQVVTIWGAAAGVSPGPSDLVWKSQMSWGAGDSIGVTLITDDGEELAERKIMHVPRAEESSEQDDDYEEITGSEIEFPSRTKRRRKKKCCLVS